A window of Tautonia plasticadhaerens contains these coding sequences:
- a CDS encoding acyl-CoA thioesterase: MAEPRVFEHPVTVGPRDIDRMGHVNNVVYLRYAQDAAVAHWKAVVTGELAEALLWVARRHEIDYLKPALPGDELVARTWVGMADGATFERFVEILRPSDDRLLTKVRTLWVAVDPRSHRPRRIPEAMVRLFEEWSGSGVADGGDGG, encoded by the coding sequence ATGGCTGAGCCCCGGGTCTTCGAGCATCCCGTGACGGTCGGCCCCCGGGACATCGACCGCATGGGGCACGTCAACAACGTCGTCTACCTGCGGTACGCGCAGGACGCGGCCGTCGCGCACTGGAAGGCGGTGGTGACCGGTGAGCTGGCCGAGGCGCTGCTCTGGGTCGCCCGGCGGCACGAGATCGACTACCTCAAGCCGGCCCTGCCCGGCGACGAGCTGGTCGCGCGGACCTGGGTGGGGATGGCCGACGGCGCGACCTTCGAGCGGTTCGTCGAGATCCTCCGCCCGAGCGACGACCGGTTGCTCACGAAGGTCCGGACCCTCTGGGTGGCCGTCGACCCCCGGAGCCACCGGCCCAGGCGGATCCCCGAGGCGATGGTCCGGCTCTTCGAGGAGTGGTCGGGGTCGGGGGTCGCCGACGGGGGAGATGGCGGATGA
- a CDS encoding alkaline phosphatase D family protein — protein MIDPNEIREAARRGRGPTRRRFLAWAAALPALPMLGGRAEGRVLRRPSFSADPFSCGVASGDPDPRGVVLWTRLAPEPFEPSGGMAPDLVEVSWQVANDEAMADVVREGKAVATPQLGHSVHAEVDGLEPGRWYYYRFRAGDAESPVARTRTMPRASETPDELRFAFASCQHFESGLFTAYQYMAQDDLDLVFHLGDYIYEGKGRDGQVRKHLGDEIQSLDDYRIRYALYRSDPHLRAMHAKCPWMVTWDDHEFDNNCAGEISEQEEVDPVAFLGRRANAYQAYYEMMPLRRRSLPRGADMRLYRGLNFGRLAAFQVLDTRQYRSDQPNDDRRSPLNDAALDPKQSMLGRRQLGWLEANLLASTASWNVLAQQVMMAMVGFRLEDGDGARVYSMDQWPGYAAERIKLMEFLRDRKVPNPVVLTGDIHSNWANDLRVDDREPDRPVVATEFVGTSIASGGNGMATVPGLEERLADNPAVRFFNAQRGYVRCTVTPEAWRSDYQVVEQVTTPGAPVVTKASFVVESGRPGCQPA, from the coding sequence ATGATCGACCCGAACGAGATCCGAGAGGCCGCCCGACGAGGGCGGGGCCCGACCCGCCGCCGGTTCCTCGCCTGGGCCGCCGCGCTGCCGGCCCTCCCGATGCTGGGTGGGCGGGCCGAGGGCCGGGTCCTCCGACGCCCGAGCTTCTCCGCCGACCCGTTCTCCTGCGGCGTCGCCTCCGGGGACCCGGACCCCCGGGGCGTCGTCCTCTGGACCCGGCTCGCCCCCGAGCCGTTCGAGCCGTCGGGCGGGATGGCGCCGGACCTCGTCGAGGTCTCCTGGCAGGTCGCCAACGACGAGGCGATGGCCGACGTGGTTCGCGAGGGGAAGGCCGTCGCCACCCCCCAGCTCGGCCACTCGGTCCACGCCGAGGTCGACGGCCTGGAGCCCGGCCGCTGGTACTACTACCGCTTCCGGGCCGGGGACGCCGAGAGCCCCGTCGCCCGCACCCGGACGATGCCCCGGGCCTCGGAGACTCCCGACGAACTCCGGTTCGCCTTCGCCTCCTGCCAGCACTTCGAGTCGGGCCTCTTCACCGCCTACCAGTACATGGCCCAGGACGACCTCGACCTGGTCTTCCACCTCGGCGACTACATCTACGAGGGCAAGGGCCGGGACGGCCAGGTCCGCAAGCACCTGGGGGACGAGATCCAGTCGCTCGACGACTACCGGATCCGATACGCCCTCTACCGGAGCGACCCCCACCTCCGAGCCATGCACGCCAAGTGCCCCTGGATGGTCACCTGGGACGACCACGAGTTCGACAACAACTGCGCCGGCGAGATCTCGGAGCAGGAGGAGGTCGACCCGGTCGCCTTCCTCGGACGCCGGGCCAACGCCTACCAGGCCTACTACGAGATGATGCCCCTGCGGCGCCGGTCGCTGCCCCGGGGGGCCGACATGCGGCTCTACCGCGGCCTGAACTTCGGCCGGCTCGCCGCCTTCCAGGTGCTCGACACCCGGCAGTACCGCTCCGACCAGCCCAACGACGACCGCCGCAGCCCCCTGAATGACGCCGCCCTCGACCCGAAGCAGTCGATGCTCGGCCGCCGGCAGCTCGGCTGGCTGGAGGCGAACCTCCTGGCCTCGACCGCCTCCTGGAACGTCCTTGCCCAGCAGGTGATGATGGCGATGGTCGGCTTCCGGTTGGAGGACGGCGACGGCGCCCGGGTCTACTCGATGGACCAGTGGCCCGGCTACGCCGCCGAGCGGATCAAGCTCATGGAGTTCCTCCGGGACCGCAAGGTCCCCAACCCCGTCGTCCTCACTGGCGACATCCACTCCAACTGGGCCAACGACCTCCGGGTCGACGACCGGGAGCCCGACCGGCCGGTGGTGGCCACCGAGTTCGTCGGCACCTCCATCGCCAGCGGCGGCAACGGCATGGCCACCGTCCCCGGCCTGGAGGAGCGGCTGGCCGACAATCCCGCCGTCCGCTTCTTCAACGCCCAGCGCGGCTACGTCCGCTGCACCGTCACCCCCGAGGCCTGGCGGAGCGACTACCAGGTCGTCGAGCAGGTGACCACGCCCGGCGCCCCCGTCGTGACCAAGGCCTCCTTCGTGGTCGAGTCCGGTCGCCCCGGCTGCCAGCCGGCCTGA
- a CDS encoding endonuclease/exonuclease/phosphatase family protein yields MILLLSIALALPPADADAPGADLRVMSFNIRYGTADDGENAWPNRKDFLVETIRGVDPDLLGTQETLGFQRDDLARALPEYTVLAAGRDDGKESGEMMALFYRTDRFEELRSGHFWLSETPDEVGSKSWDSSLPRMVTWAELRDRKAGPGSPPIAVFNTHFDHRGPQARLESARLIRRKVAELAPNSRVVVTGDFNAGEGSDPYEALFDPEAEAPPLVDSYRVAHPEPSPEGEGTFSNFRAGATTGPRIDWIACSPDWEVKRADIVPDSRDGRTPSDHLPVTAILAPKAGADQD; encoded by the coding sequence ATGATCCTCCTGCTCTCGATCGCCCTCGCCCTGCCTCCGGCCGATGCCGACGCCCCCGGCGCCGACCTCCGGGTGATGAGCTTCAACATCCGTTACGGCACCGCCGATGACGGCGAGAACGCCTGGCCGAACCGCAAGGACTTCCTGGTCGAGACGATCCGGGGCGTCGACCCCGACCTCCTCGGTACTCAGGAGACCCTCGGGTTCCAGCGGGACGACCTGGCCCGGGCCCTCCCCGAATACACCGTGCTCGCCGCCGGGCGGGACGACGGCAAGGAGTCCGGCGAGATGATGGCCCTCTTCTACCGGACCGACCGCTTCGAGGAACTCCGATCCGGCCACTTCTGGCTGAGCGAGACGCCGGACGAGGTCGGCAGCAAGAGCTGGGACAGTTCTCTGCCCCGGATGGTCACCTGGGCCGAGCTGCGGGACCGCAAGGCCGGCCCCGGGTCCCCCCCGATCGCCGTCTTCAACACCCACTTCGACCATCGGGGACCGCAGGCCCGGCTGGAGTCGGCCCGGCTGATCCGCCGCAAGGTCGCCGAGCTGGCCCCGAACTCTCGGGTCGTCGTCACCGGCGACTTCAACGCTGGGGAGGGGAGCGATCCCTACGAGGCCCTCTTCGACCCCGAGGCCGAGGCGCCCCCGCTGGTCGACTCCTACCGCGTCGCCCACCCCGAGCCGAGCCCCGAGGGGGAAGGCACCTTCTCCAACTTCCGGGCCGGGGCGACCACGGGCCCCCGGATCGACTGGATCGCCTGCTCCCCCGACTGGGAGGTGAAGCGGGCCGACATCGTCCCCGATTCCCGGGACGGCCGGACCCCCTCGGACCACCTCCCCGTCACCGCCATCCTGGCGCCGAAGGCCGGGGCCGACCAGGACTGA
- a CDS encoding rhodanese-like domain-containing protein, translated as MSVATIPTISPRELEGLRRRGEPVDLIDVRTPVEFREVHAEPARLVPLDALDPRAVMASRDAAGGEPLYVICRSGNRARMASEKFASAGFSNVVNVEGGTVAWEQAGLPVVRGTKAISLERQVRIAAGALVVIGTALGAFVHPGFLGLSAFAGAGLVFAGITETCGMGMLLAKMPWNRVGDPTCTR; from the coding sequence GGGCTTCGCCGCCGGGGCGAGCCGGTGGACCTGATCGACGTAAGGACCCCGGTCGAGTTCCGGGAGGTGCACGCGGAGCCCGCCCGGCTCGTGCCGCTCGACGCGCTCGACCCGAGGGCGGTCATGGCGTCGCGGGACGCCGCCGGGGGCGAGCCGCTGTACGTCATCTGCCGGAGCGGCAACCGGGCGAGGATGGCCAGCGAGAAGTTCGCGTCGGCCGGGTTCTCGAACGTGGTGAACGTGGAAGGGGGGACGGTCGCCTGGGAGCAGGCCGGGCTGCCGGTAGTCCGGGGGACGAAGGCCATCTCCCTGGAGCGGCAGGTCCGGATCGCGGCCGGGGCGCTCGTGGTGATCGGCACCGCGTTGGGGGCGTTCGTGCATCCGGGCTTCCTGGGCCTCTCCGCGTTCGCGGGGGCGGGGCTGGTCTTCGCCGGGATCACCGAGACCTGCGGCATGGGGATGCTCCTGGCGAAGATGCCCTGGAATCGGGTCGGGGACCCGACCTGCACACGATGA